The following are encoded together in the Halorubrum lacusprofundi ATCC 49239 genome:
- a CDS encoding ABC transporter substrate-binding protein, with translation MNDTTEPTEEVAGEVSVTDLLTNKSRRRFLSGLGAVGAAGLAGCTGSGGSEDTTTSSDGTTSSSDSTLTANVSQRIGTIDPAKGTDYVQAMVLVNLYDPLVFPNSEGEIQPNLASDWTVSEDSTTYTFTLREDVTFHSGNSFTAEDVKFSTERFIDLDQGYASLLSGVLDKENITVEDEQTVTFELNRSYAPFLPIMVLVFMVDKATIMDNLEDGEYGDRGDYGQAYINNNDAGSGAYQLEDFSRGNSITFAAFDDYFGEFPDGSFDTVEVQIITENSTVRTLMRNGDLDMSGQYQNSQTYQAIDESDNARVEEIPTFGLLYNKINTQKAPTDDRAVREAIAWGFDYEQVVNTIRPKMNRAQGPLPPTWGEHDEDVLQPSYDPDRARRVLEDAGYSEGELTITNTYTESYAFQEQIALLFQDNMADIGINVELNPQTWGTITELATSPEDTPHTSQVFYVPTYPSPDSMFYNQFHSEAANTWMSMEHLDNDEVDALIDEARQTPDPEARAEIYRELQNTLADLYCDMHLYHTVKTIGFQNDVEGLTLRPAQGFEYTFRDLHQV, from the coding sequence ATGAACGACACCACCGAGCCAACCGAAGAGGTAGCAGGCGAGGTTTCGGTCACGGACCTCCTCACGAACAAATCCCGGCGTCGGTTCCTCTCGGGTCTCGGTGCTGTCGGGGCGGCCGGTCTCGCCGGTTGTACTGGTTCAGGAGGCTCTGAAGACACGACCACTAGCTCCGACGGCACAACCAGCAGCTCCGACTCAACGCTCACTGCAAACGTCTCACAGCGGATCGGCACAATCGACCCCGCGAAAGGGACCGATTACGTGCAAGCGATGGTGCTTGTGAACCTCTACGATCCGCTCGTGTTTCCCAACAGCGAGGGTGAAATTCAACCGAATCTCGCCTCCGATTGGACCGTTTCGGAGGACAGCACGACCTACACGTTCACCCTGCGTGAGGATGTGACGTTCCACAGCGGAAACTCGTTTACTGCCGAGGACGTAAAATTCTCCACGGAGCGTTTTATCGATCTCGACCAGGGGTACGCCTCGCTGTTGAGCGGCGTCCTCGACAAAGAAAACATTACTGTCGAAGACGAGCAGACGGTCACCTTCGAGTTGAACCGGTCGTACGCGCCGTTCTTGCCCATCATGGTTCTCGTGTTCATGGTCGACAAGGCGACGATCATGGACAATTTAGAAGACGGCGAGTACGGCGACCGTGGTGACTACGGGCAAGCGTACATCAACAACAACGACGCCGGATCCGGTGCATACCAACTCGAAGACTTCTCGCGGGGGAATTCCATCACCTTCGCCGCCTTCGACGACTACTTTGGCGAGTTCCCCGACGGCTCCTTCGATACGGTCGAAGTCCAGATCATTACTGAAAATTCGACGGTTCGAACGCTGATGCGAAACGGCGATCTGGATATGAGTGGTCAGTACCAGAACTCCCAGACGTACCAAGCCATCGACGAATCGGACAACGCACGTGTTGAAGAAATACCGACGTTCGGCCTACTGTACAACAAAATCAACACCCAGAAAGCTCCGACGGATGACCGCGCCGTGCGCGAGGCGATCGCGTGGGGATTCGACTACGAGCAGGTTGTCAATACGATTCGGCCGAAAATGAATCGCGCACAGGGACCGCTGCCGCCGACGTGGGGCGAACACGACGAAGACGTTTTGCAACCGTCCTACGACCCGGATCGAGCGAGACGGGTCCTCGAAGACGCTGGCTACTCGGAGGGCGAACTCACCATCACGAACACGTACACCGAGTCATACGCTTTCCAAGAGCAGATTGCCCTGCTCTTCCAGGATAACATGGCAGATATCGGGATTAACGTTGAGCTGAATCCTCAGACGTGGGGGACGATCACAGAGTTGGCTACGTCACCGGAAGACACCCCACATACGAGCCAAGTGTTCTACGTTCCGACCTATCCCTCGCCGGATTCGATGTTCTACAACCAGTTCCACTCGGAGGCCGCAAACACGTGGATGAGCATGGAACATCTCGACAACGACGAGGTCGACGCCCTCATCGATGAGGCACGCCAGACGCCGGACCCGGAAGCCCGTGCCGAGATCTACCGGGAACTGCAGAATACCCTAGCTGATCTCTACTGTGATATGCACCTCTACCACACGGTCAAAACAATCGGCTTCCAGAACGACGTTGAGGGGCTCACCCTCCGGCCAGCACAAGGCTTCGAATACACGTTCCGGGATCTCCACCAAGTCTAA